Sequence from the Xenorhabdus nematophila ATCC 19061 genome:
AAGTATACGCTGCACTGCAAAAAGCGCAGAATACTACGGGTAAACCAACTGTAATCCTGGCTCAGACTGTCAAAGGTTACGGTATGGGTGACACTGCTGAAGGCAAGAACATTGCTCATCAGGTTAAGAAAATGAATATGGAAGGCGTTTGTCTGTTCCGTGATCGTTTCAATGTGCCTGTATCTGACGAGCAAATCGAAAAACTGCCATATGTCACTTTCGAGAAAGATTCTGAAGAGTCTAAATACCTGCACGAGCGTCGCAACGCACTGGGTGGTTACCTGCCAAGCCGTCGTGTTAATTTCGACGAAAAACTGGAAATTCCAGCGCTGGAAGACTTCAGCTCTCTGCTGGAAGAACAATCCAAAGAAATTTCTACCACTATCGCTTTCGTTCGTGCGCTGAACGTTATGTTGAAGAATAAGTCGATTAAAGATCGTCTGGTTCCTATCATTGCTGACGAAGCACGTACTTTCGGTATGGAAGGTCTGTTCCGTCAAATCGGTATCTACAGCCCGAATGGTCAGCAGTATACTCCGCAAGACCGTGAGCAGGTTGCTTATTATAAAGAAGACGCCAAGGGTCAGATCCTGCAAGAAGGTATCAACGAACTGGGTGCTGCTTCATCTTGGCTGGCGGCTGCAACTTCTTACAGTACCAACAATCTGCCAATGATCCCGTTCTACATCTATTACTCCATGTTCGGATTCCAGCGTATCGGTGATCTGTGCTGGGCGGCAGGTGACCAACAGGCTCGCGGCTTCCTGGTCGGTGGTACTTCTGGTCGTACGACTCTGAACGGTGAAGGTTTGCAGCACGAAGATGGTCACAGCCACATTCAGTCTCTGACTATCCCTAACTGTATCTCTTATGATCCTGCATTCGCTTATGAAGTTGCTGTTATCATGCATGATGGCCTGGAGCGCATGTATGGTGAGAAACAAGAGAACATCTACTACTACATCACTACCCTGAACGAAAACTACCATATGCCAGCAATGCCTGCGGGTGCTGAAGAAGGTATCCGTAAAGGTATCTACAAGCTGGAAAGCCTAGAAGGCGGTAAAGGTAAAGTTCAGTTGCTGGGTTCTGGCTCTATACTGCGCCATGTTCGTGAAGCAGCGAAGATCCTGTCTGACGAGTACGGTATTGGTTCTGACGTATACAGCGTAACTTCCTTCACTGAACTGGCTCGTGACGGTCAGGATTGTGAACGCTGGAACATGCTGCACCCATCAGAAGCCCCACGTGTACCTTATATTACTCAGATCATGAACGAAGCGCCAGCGATTGCTTCTACTGACTACATGAAACTGTTTGCAGAACAAGTACGTAACTTCGTTCCAGCAAGCGACTATCGTGTACTGGGTACTGACGGTTTCGGTCGTTCTGACAGCCGTGAAAACCTGCGTCACCACTTCGAAGTTGATGCTTCTTACGTGGTTGTTGCCGCTCTGGGTGAGTTGGCTAAACGTGGCGAAGTTGATGTGAAAGTGGTTGAAGAAGCCATCACTAAATACAACATCAACCCAGAAAAAGTTAACCCACGTCTGGCATAAGAGGTAAAGAGTAATGTCTATTGAAATTAACGTACCTGATATTGGTGCAGATGAAGTTGAAGTTACCGAAATCATGGTAAAAGTGGGTGACACTGTAGAAGCAGAACAGTCACTGATCACGGTTGAAGGTGACAAGGCTTCCATGGAAGTCCCATCTCCTCAGGCTGGTGTGGTTAAAGAGATCAAAATTGCGGTTGGCGATAAAGTTGAAACCGGCAAACTTATCATGGTTTTTGAATCCGCAAACGGTGCAGCAGAAGCTGTTGCTCTTGCGGCAGCTCCAGCAGCGGCTGAAAGCAAAGAAGTTAATGTACCGGATATCGGTGGTGACGAAGTTGAAGTTACCGAAATCATGGTAAAGGTCGGTGATACCATCACTGAAGAGCAGTCTTTGATCACGGTTGAAGGTGACAAGGCTTCTATGGAAGTGCCTGCGCCATTCGCGGGTACTGTGAAAGAGATCAAAATCGCGGCTGGCGACAAAGTCAAAACCGGCTCTCTGATCATGGTATTTGAAGTTACGGGCGCAGCACCGGCGGTAGCGCTGGCAGCGGCTCCTGCGGTAGCATCTGCTCCTGCGATAGCATCTGAGAAAGCAGCGCCTGCCGCAAGCCAGCCAGCAGAAGGTAAAAACGAATTCGCGGAAAATGACGCTTACATTCATGCAACTCCGGTAATCCGTCGTCTGGCTCGTGAGTTTGGTGTAAACCTGGCTAAAGTCAAAGGCACGGGTCGTAAAGGCCGTATCCTGCGTGAAGACGTTCAGGCTTACGTGAAAGATGCGATCAAACGTGCGGAAGCAGCACCTGCTGCTGCGGGCGGTGGTCTGCCGGGTATGCTGCCTTGGCCAAAAGTTGATTTCAGCAAATTTGGTGAAATCGAAGAAGTTGAAATGAGTCGTATCCAGAAAATCTCCGGGGCGAACCTGAGCCGTAACTGGGTCATGATCCCTCATGTTAATTTGTTCGACGAAGCGGATATCACTGAAGTTGAAGAATTCCGTAAACAGCAGAACAAAGAAGTTGAGAAGAAACAGCTGGATGTGAAGATCACTCCGCTGGTATTCGTCATGAAAGCGGCTGCGAAAGCACTGGAAGCCATGCCTCGCTTCAACAGCTCCATCTCTGAAGATGGCCAGAAGCTGATCCTGAAAAAATACGTTAACATCGGTATCGCGGTTGATACGCCTAATGGTCTGGTTGTTCCTGTATTCAAGGACGTCAACAAGAAAGGCATCGTGGAATTGTCCAGAGAACTGGCTGAAGTTTCCAAGAAAGCACGTGCCGGTAAGTTGACTGCTTCTGACATGCAGGGTGGTTGTTTCACCATTTCCAGCCTGGGTGGTATCGGTACTACCGGTTTTGCACCAATTGTGAATGCGCCAGAAGTGGCAATCATGGGTCTGTCTCGTTCTTCCATGAAACCCGTCTGGAATGGCAAGGAATTCGTTCCTCGTCTGATTCTGCCAATGTCCCTGTCTTTCGACCACCGTGTGATTGACGGAGCAGATGGTGCGCGCTTCATCACTTATATTAATCAGTTGATGAGCGACATGCGCCGTTTGGTGATGTAATGCAAAGGCCGGTGAATAGCCGGCCTGACAATTACTACAGTGACAGGTATTTTCATCTTGCATCTGGCAGGTTGGGATTTCTGTCACGTTAACGCGCTTTTCAGGTTATTTACAATTCTGTAAACTGCTCGCGGTGTGTACGTCCCGGTGGAATATGGTTTTTTTACCCGAAATACGAAGGGTATTTTCGTCTGACCCGCCGGACAAACAATTAAGAGGTCATGATGAGTACTGAAATTAAAGCCCAGGTAGTGGTGCTTGGAGCAGGCCCTGCTGGGTATTCTGCTGCTTTCCGTTGTGCAGACTTAGGTTTGGATACTGTTCTGGTTGAACGTTACTCTACTCTGGGCGGTGTTTGCCTTAATGTGGGGTGTATTCCATCCAAGGCGCTGCTTCATGTTGCAAAAGTCATTGAAGAAGCAAAAGCACTGGCACAACACGGTATCGTATTTGGTGAACCACAAACTGATATCGACAAAATCCGTCTCTGGAAAGAAAAAGTCATTTCCCAGCTGACTGGTGGTTTGGGCGGCATGGCTAAAGGCCGTAAAGTTAACGTTGTTAACGGTATCGGTAAATTTACAGGTGCTAACACTCTGGTAGTAGAAGGCGAAAACGGCGCAACAACGATTAATTTTGATAATGCCATTATCGCAGCGGGTTCACGTCCAATTCAACTGCCATTCATTCCACATGAAGATCCTCGTGTATGGGATTCAACTGATGCG
This genomic interval carries:
- the aceE gene encoding pyruvate dehydrogenase (acetyl-transferring), homodimeric type codes for the protein MSDMLKNDVDPIETRDWLQAIESVIREEGVERAQFLIDQVLSEARKGGVNVAAGAASRDYINTIPVEDEPAYPGNLNLERRIRSAIRWNAVMTVLRASKKDLELGGHMASFQSSATVYDVCFNHFFRARNENDGGDLVYFQGHISPGVYARAFLEGRLTEEQMNNFRQEIGGNGLSSYPHPKLMPDFWQFPTVSMGLGPISAIYQAKFLKYLENRGLKDTSKQTVYAFLGDGEMDEPESKGAITIATREKLDNLVFIINCNLQRLDGPVTGNGKIVNELEGIFDGAGWQVLKVLWGERWDALLRKDNSGKLVQLMNETLDGDYQTFKSKDGAYVREHFFGRYPETAALVKDMTDDEIWALNRGGHDPKKVYAALQKAQNTTGKPTVILAQTVKGYGMGDTAEGKNIAHQVKKMNMEGVCLFRDRFNVPVSDEQIEKLPYVTFEKDSEESKYLHERRNALGGYLPSRRVNFDEKLEIPALEDFSSLLEEQSKEISTTIAFVRALNVMLKNKSIKDRLVPIIADEARTFGMEGLFRQIGIYSPNGQQYTPQDREQVAYYKEDAKGQILQEGINELGAASSWLAAATSYSTNNLPMIPFYIYYSMFGFQRIGDLCWAAGDQQARGFLVGGTSGRTTLNGEGLQHEDGHSHIQSLTIPNCISYDPAFAYEVAVIMHDGLERMYGEKQENIYYYITTLNENYHMPAMPAGAEEGIRKGIYKLESLEGGKGKVQLLGSGSILRHVREAAKILSDEYGIGSDVYSVTSFTELARDGQDCERWNMLHPSEAPRVPYITQIMNEAPAIASTDYMKLFAEQVRNFVPASDYRVLGTDGFGRSDSRENLRHHFEVDASYVVVAALGELAKRGEVDVKVVEEAITKYNINPEKVNPRLA
- the aceF gene encoding pyruvate dehydrogenase complex dihydrolipoyllysine-residue acetyltransferase codes for the protein MSIEINVPDIGADEVEVTEIMVKVGDTVEAEQSLITVEGDKASMEVPSPQAGVVKEIKIAVGDKVETGKLIMVFESANGAAEAVALAAAPAAAESKEVNVPDIGGDEVEVTEIMVKVGDTITEEQSLITVEGDKASMEVPAPFAGTVKEIKIAAGDKVKTGSLIMVFEVTGAAPAVALAAAPAVASAPAIASEKAAPAASQPAEGKNEFAENDAYIHATPVIRRLAREFGVNLAKVKGTGRKGRILREDVQAYVKDAIKRAEAAPAAAGGGLPGMLPWPKVDFSKFGEIEEVEMSRIQKISGANLSRNWVMIPHVNLFDEADITEVEEFRKQQNKEVEKKQLDVKITPLVFVMKAAAKALEAMPRFNSSISEDGQKLILKKYVNIGIAVDTPNGLVVPVFKDVNKKGIVELSRELAEVSKKARAGKLTASDMQGGCFTISSLGGIGTTGFAPIVNAPEVAIMGLSRSSMKPVWNGKEFVPRLILPMSLSFDHRVIDGADGARFITYINQLMSDMRRLVM